The following coding sequences lie in one Metallumcola ferriviriculae genomic window:
- a CDS encoding DUF2508 family protein, with protein sequence MKLVKKIIETITGENLPLNPPQGQITKEQILDQAKREWEAAQNIFNEATEKDLVDYAIFEMQATERRYMHLLKKNAEESERN encoded by the coding sequence ATGAAATTGGTAAAAAAAATTATTGAAACGATAACCGGTGAAAATCTACCTCTAAATCCACCCCAAGGGCAAATTACCAAGGAACAGATTCTTGACCAGGCTAAGCGGGAGTGGGAGGCGGCTCAGAATATCTTTAATGAAGCAACAGAGAAAGATTTAGTAGACTATGCTATTTTTGAAATGCAAGCAACAGAACGGCGCTATATGCATCTATTAAAAAAGAATGCTGAAGAAAGTGAAAGGAATTAA
- a CDS encoding pro-sigmaK processing inhibitor BofA family protein: MDIQFLFMIAVVAIVLLVIFFIFYFLAKPLRWLFKLLYNSLIGLLLLWILNTAGQIIDFQVPINLLTVVIVGFLGIPGLIVVVLFKLMLGS, from the coding sequence ATGGATATTCAATTCTTATTTATGATAGCTGTAGTCGCAATAGTTTTGCTAGTGATCTTTTTTATCTTTTATTTCTTGGCCAAGCCTTTAAGGTGGTTATTTAAATTACTTTACAATTCTTTAATCGGTCTATTATTACTTTGGATATTGAATACCGCCGGCCAGATAATTGATTTTCAAGTCCCTATCAATCTTTTAACTGTGGTAATAGTTGGATTTTTAGGAATACCGGGGTTAATTGTAGTGGTGCTATTTAAACTAATGCTAGGTTCTTAA